A region from the Triticum aestivum cultivar Chinese Spring chromosome 3D, IWGSC CS RefSeq v2.1, whole genome shotgun sequence genome encodes:
- the LOC123079845 gene encoding uncharacterized protein — MAAATARQLLVHRITTSCSSGTLPKHTSSSHGRSAYSSMCFNKAEKLPSFRARVSVKPPRAVPGKGGIVPADDDGVSLGTVKLPANIDVARFEGLLFQWGNSLCQGAMLPLPVPIKVDKVEGGIRLGFIGIDDGATSLLAYIDCLVSPATDGSGFVFRAIRNGAMKDMEPPGEPRIMRSLLMALQKSIQIARV, encoded by the exons ATGGCGGCTGCGACTGCAAGGCAGCTGTTGGTCCACAGGATCACTACCTCCTGCTCCTCAGGGACGCTTCCCAAGCACACTTCCAGCAGCCATGGCCGCTCTGCTTACAGCTCCATGTGCTTCAACAAGGCCGAGAAGCTCCCCAGTTTCAGGGCAAGAGTGTCCGTGAAACCGCCGCGCGCCGTGCCGGGGAAGGGCGGCATTGTGCCGGCCGACGATGACGGGGTCAGCCTCGGCACCGTGAAGCTGCCCGCCAACATCGACGTCGCTCGGTTCGAGGGGTTGCTCTTTCAG TGGGGAAACAGTCTATGCCAAGGCGCCATGTTGCCACTGCCAGTGCCTATCAAG GTGGACAAGGTGGAGGGCGGGATCAGGCTAGGGTTCATCGGGATCGACGACGGCGCGACCTCGCTGCTGGCCTACATCGACTGCCTGGTGTCTCCGGCGACCGATGGCTCTGGGTTTGTGTTCCGAGCAATCAGGAACGGTGCTATGAAGGACATGGAGCCGCCTGGGGAGCCCCGGATCATGAGGAGCCTCCTCATGGCGCTTCAGAAGTCCATCCAGATTGCGCGAGTTTGA
- the LOC123079844 gene encoding sorting nexin 1, translating into MISAERSQSQSPRSPGAAAGAPFLSICVTDPVKMGTGVQSYISYRVITKTNLPEFEGAEKIVIRRYSDFEWLHDRLAEKYKGIFIPPLPEKNAVEKFRFSKEFIELRRQALDLFINRLASHPELKQSEDLRTFLQADEEKMDRARSYETGIFKKPGDFIQMFKDVQSKVSDVVLGKEKPVEESTPEYEKLKHYIFELENHLAEAQKQAFRLVKRHRELGQSLADFGKAIKLLGACEGDSLEKVFSEVGSKSEMLSIKLQREADNLLFNFEEPLKDYVRAVQSIKATMLDRANAFRQHFDLDQERKYKELNLEKMKFMNPEKFSESETEFSELKAASEEATKRYEHIVSVMNDELARFQEQKTADIGLAFHEFAKGQAKLAKDIADAWRSILPKLEACSSS; encoded by the exons ATGATCTCCGCG GAGAGGAGCCAGTCGCAGAGCCCGCGGTCGCCCGGGGCGGCGGCCGGGGCGCCGTTCCTGTCGATCTGCGTCACGGATCCCGTCAAGATGGGCACCGGCGTCCAGTCCTACATCTCCTACCGCGTCATCACCAAG ACTAACCTACCTGAATTCGAGGGAGCAGAGAAAATTGTTATCCGACGCTATAGTGATTTTGAGTGGCTGCACGATCGGCTAGCTGAGAAGTACAAAGGCATTTTTATACCTCCTCTTCCAGAGAAGAATGCAGTTG AGAAATTCCGGTTTAGCAAAGAATTCATTGAATTGAGGCGCCAAGCTCTGGACCTATTCATCAACAGACTAGCTTCACACCCTGAACTTAAGCAAAGCGAAGATTTGAGGACATTTTTGCAGGCAGATGAAGAG AAAATGGATAGAGCAAGGTCTTATGAGACTGGTATATTTAAGAAGCCGGGAGATTTCATACAGATGTTTAAG GATGTACAGTCAAAGGTCAGTGATGTTGTTCTGGGAAAAGAAAAGCCAGTGGAAGAATCTACTCCTGAATATGAGAAGCTTAAACATTATATATTTGAGCTAGAAAATCATCTAGCAGAGGCCCAGAAACAAGCATTTCGCCTTGTAAAAAGGCACAGAG AACTTGGGCAATCTTTGGCGGACTTTGGGAAAGCGATTAAGCTTTTAGGCGCCTGCGAAGGGGATTCGTTGGAGAAGGTGTTTTCTGAAGTTGGTTCGAAGTCAGAAATGTTGTCAATAAAGCTGCAAAGAGAG GCAGACAACCTTCTCTTTAACTTTGAAGAACCTTTGAAAGATTATGTGCGTGCTGTGCAGTCAATAAAG GCCACTATGCTTGATCGAGCCAATGCTTTCAGGCAGCACTTTGACTTGGACCAGGAGAGGAAGTATAAAGAGCTTAACCT TGAAAAGATGAAGTTCATGAACCCTGAGAAGTTTTCCGAGTCGGAAACTGAGTTCAGTGAG TTGAAAGCAGCCAGTGAGGAGGCTACGAAGAGGTACGAGCACATAGTTAGTGTAATGAACGACGAGCTTGCACGATTCCAGGAGCAGAAAACAGCTGATATTGGACTTGCATTCCATGAGTTTGCGAAAGGTCAAGCAAAGTTAGCTAAAGACATCGCTGATGCGTGGCGCAGCATCCTCCCAAAGCTAGAGGCGTGTTCCAGTTCATAA